The nucleotide window CTTTCAATAATATGTTGCGCAGATATCGAGTCCTTTGACGACCTTCTCGAACTTAGACTTGGAGGTATTAAATGGTTTCTGTCATAGTtaggatgatgatgattttgtaTGTCGCTAGTTTCATTAGGAGTCTTGTCACCAGAAATGGACCCCTTGAGCCGATCATTGCTTCTGCTCGTATTGCTGCCATTACCGTCATTGACACTTGAGTAACCATGATCATTCTCGCTAGTTTGAGTGCTGTGGCTATATTTATTGCTATTATTAGTACTACCATAGTTGTTATCAGTTgcattattatcatcattattacTGGTAGCCTTGTTGTTATTATCACcattgttgctgctgctgttaTTGCTATTGGAAGTGTTGACGCTCTTTTTACGGTTAATGTGAGAGCTGCTAGCTGTAGAATTAGAATGAGAACCCGGACcaccaaattttttcaaaagggCTTCAGCAAAGGATTGTTTCCTTGACGGAGCCGCCGCaccttttgaattcttttctgATTGCACATAATCATTTACCTGAGAACTACTACTGACCGGACTACTACTATTATATTCATGATCGCGACTGTGACTGTAGTTCTGATTGTGATTGTGATTGTGATTGTGATTGTGATTGTAATTGTGATTGTGCTTGTGATTATGACTATGATTTTGAGTATGACTAGGAGGATGACTGGGATTATGATTTTGACTGTCACTTGTATCCCtcatttgtttcaattgtttATGATGTCTATGCTTGCTGGTGAATGAGTGATAACTGGACGTGTGCTTCAAACCTGGCAATTCGTCATTTGGATCCTCATCAATATTGTCCTGATAACTGCGATTGTCCACATTCCCAGGTTTACTACTACTACCTATCGAAAGGGAGCTCAGAGTTCTTCTCAGTATCACAGGTCCTCTTCGTATCTGTGGCTCAGTACCTTTGGTTGTATTGGAAGAGGATTTTGATAGCTTTGGGAGCTGGTTCGTCTCGTTATGCGTATCGCTCATGCTACCAGCTACCGTTTCATTCTTACCGCTCACGTGGTCCTTGGATCGTTGACTCACGTTACTACTACTTCTGTTCCTTGACCGCAGCTCATAATGTCTTTTAAACATTGGCGATTCATCATGAACCTGTTCGTCATACGTATCTGCATCCTTTTGCATCTTCGTCAGTCAATAAAACAAAGTACAATAAAGGTACACCAAAGCAGCGTAAAGACTAATCTTCAATATTGGTGATAGAGCTTTCAACAAGTCTTCCTCAAGCttgcaaaatttccaaGTTATGATTACCTAAGTAATCGATATACAAAATTGGACGAAGAAGCCCTTTCTTGCGCTACACTTATTGTATGACTCGTGTACTACTCTTGCCGTATTCCTGTACCACGCTTGCAACAAATCTCTCCTGAATTCCTGACCCAAACTCAGCGGACTCTTTTGTCCCCCCCTTGTAAATTTGACTCAAATACTCCAGATGCAGGTGAATAACATCTGAAAATCCCATTTCTATTCACAGGAataatatgaaaaaaagaacgtAACCCTGATTTCATTTGTGCTTCTTTCTGCCACCAATAAAACACGTTTTACGAAAGCACAACGGACGACGGGGCGAAAAAACGCCAATGGCTGCCTCGGCGGCTAAATACATTGGAAACATCAGATAAACGTATACAGATGTATCTGACCAGCTGCTAGAGACTAGAGTCACTGATCAAAGAACCAGAAGTGAGAATTTTAGCACTCTTCGCAACTTTTTCGCAACTGCAACAAGTCCTGATCATGGTAGAATCCTTGATTGTAATTGGCGTTTTAATAACATTTATACTTCTTGTTTGTTCACGTAGTCACTTATTCAGGATCATGATCATGACACGAATGTATCGACTCTCTAGGAAACAAGACACTCCATAACCAAAATGAATTCTCTTAGGGACAACGAGATAATATGCAAATGACTTTCCTGACTTTACGTCCTTGATGCACTGTTTGTGAAGTGCTCAAGGATGTGGTTATCTAGGGCCCACTGAGCTTGTTGGAAGGAGAAAACAACATACCGCTACACTCGATGTATCTTGTAGATCGAAAGATGCAAAACTGATTGTTTACAATCGTAGATGTAACCCACTGTTCCACAATTTCATGCTAATCCTTTATGTCTGCACCTGCAAATTGCACAGTGTTACTACATAGTGTCCGGAAGCTGGAGATCGGATTCCTTGGAGGGCTGGGCACAGACAAAAATCTCGCCAAATAGATCAAAACATGTCAACAAGAATAGAGACGGGTTTATaatccaattctttttatcCGGGTAGCGCGCTGTCATCGCGCCGAGCTTTAGTAATTTGGTCTATTTAAGAACGATAATCTGACAAGAAGCGTAATGTTGGCACAATCACAGAGCCTGTACCACTAACGTGAGGGTGTTCAATATAATCGAAAATGCCTGGAAAAGGAgctgaaacaaaaaataacaaGGAAGATGGCGAGACCAAGCCTAAGCCTTGCTGTGTGTGTCTCCCAGAAAAGGACGAAAGAGATCAATGTATCCTTTTCAATGGGCAAGACTCGGATAAATGCGAAGAcgtcattcaaaaatacaaaaCGTGCATGAAGACTTATGGATTTGACATCTAGTACATGGTTTCTTCAACGCTGCTATAGCTATTTAACGCTGCTACGTTTATctatttatttattttctttcattagCCTCCTGTATataataaaatgaaaaatcaaaatttgattttttcttattctACGCTcgttttgaaatcatcgAACATGTAAGCATTGACTAAAGTATATTAGTGTAGTATCACAAATTTTTAGAGGACGTAAAGTCTGAATTAGGGATTTAAACTTCCATACGGGATGGCAGTACCAAACACGTTTGACGGTGAAATCGATCTTGGTATTATTGGTGGTACAGGTCTGTACCATCTTGAATGCTTGGAGAAACTTGCAGAATTACCACCAATGGAGACACCATGGGGTACTACATCTTCACCAATAGTTATTTCTAAAGTTGCAGGTGATAGTGGTCATTTCCATGTGGCATTCATTGCAAGACATGGTAgacatcatcaatatcCTCCTTCAAAAGTTCCTTTCAGGGCTAATATGGCATCATTGAAACACTTGAAGTGCAAAGCAGTACTGTCGTTTAGCGCTGTTGGTTCgttgcaagaaaaaatcaaaccAAGAGATTTTGTATTGCCTCAACAAATTATCGATAGAACTAAAGGTATCAGAAACTCTTCCTTTTTGAACGATGAGGGCCTAGTCGGTCATGTTGGATTTGGTGACccattttcatattcttttgcgcaatatatatatcaatTTAAACATCTGTTGGCAAACAATGATGCGCCGGATGAGCCATGCAATTTGCATTTCGACAAGGAGACCACAGTGGTTTGCATGGAAGGTCCGCAGTT belongs to Zygotorulaspora mrakii chromosome 1, complete sequence and includes:
- the COX17 gene encoding copper metallochaperone COX17 (similar to Saccharomyces cerevisiae COX17 (YLL009C); ancestral locus Anc_5.205), whose amino-acid sequence is MPGKGAETKNNKEDGETKPKPCCVCLPEKDERDQCILFNGQDSDKCEDVIQKYKTCMKTYGFDI
- the MEU1 gene encoding S-methyl-5-thioadenosine phosphorylase (similar to Saccharomyces cerevisiae MEU1 (YLR017W); ancestral locus Anc_5.204); amino-acid sequence: MAVPNTFDGEIDLGIIGGTGLYHLECLEKLAELPPMETPWGTTSSPIVISKVAGDSGHFHVAFIARHGRHHQYPPSKVPFRANMASLKHLKCKAVLSFSAVGSLQEKIKPRDFVLPQQIIDRTKGIRNSSFLNDEGLVGHVGFGDPFSYSFAQYIYQFKHLLANNDAPDEPCNLHFDKETTVVCMEGPQFSTRAESKMYRMFGGDVINMSVIPEAKLARECELPYQMICMSTDYDAWRDEEEPVTVETVIGNLSNNGHNANLLASKVIEEMANELPEFMKTGDGLRGSIKMSISTKPHAMSKETLAKLNFLFPDF